The following proteins are co-located in the Paludibaculum fermentans genome:
- a CDS encoding VWA domain-containing protein, translated as MSLLALAAQAQQIGQNGVFQKEEAVTFKTTARLVIQAVTVKDKQGRTVADLTADDFTLLENGSPQAIRFFDYENLPENPAGMDAVAPGAVTTESGSNGGDGPAPVVRHRNRRLLALYFDFTAMPVVDRLRALSAAQHFAETRMTSADLVTVMVYAGGSVQVVQEFSGEPGAIAGTLRTLSAQAIQGADDTTGIGMDGATGAAFGQNDAEFNIFSTDRQLSALQTASALLGRLNEKKALVYFGSGLRLNGSDNQAQLQATINAAVRAGVSLWPVDARGLTAEAPLGDASQASPGGLGAYSGTAALKSNTSRDRSQDILWTLAADTGGKALFDSNDLSAGVVQAWRSMSSYYLIGYYSSNDAQDGKLRRIQIKVGRSAALQVDYRHGYYGPRVFRNFTLADRERQLEDAMMSGDPLTELTLAMEIDYFQLNRAEYLVPLTVKIPGSELTLSSRGGASHTRIDFIGEIKDAFGATVRNVRDSIDVKLDSEMAGGFADHPVAYETAFTLLPGQYSIKFLARDLNTGRIGTWQMPFLVPDLNRELQTVPISSVVLSSQMVRLDQLPHKAGKKADPVHPLVKDGQKVIPSVTRVFRKSRRFYLVVEAYPHTGPAAPRLQSFLAFYSGEKRVFGTGPVQAAQIAATSRGRRFSILHATSLAGIAPGEYICQLTVTDSGGDQAAFWQQRILIVP; from the coding sequence GTGAGCCTCCTCGCACTCGCCGCGCAGGCGCAGCAAATCGGGCAAAATGGCGTCTTCCAGAAAGAGGAGGCTGTGACGTTCAAGACGACGGCACGGCTTGTCATTCAGGCGGTAACGGTAAAAGACAAACAGGGAAGGACTGTGGCCGATTTGACGGCGGACGACTTCACTCTCCTCGAGAATGGTAGCCCGCAGGCAATTCGCTTCTTCGATTACGAGAACCTGCCTGAGAACCCCGCCGGGATGGATGCCGTCGCGCCGGGCGCAGTTACCACGGAAAGCGGAAGCAACGGAGGAGACGGCCCTGCTCCAGTTGTCCGTCATAGGAACAGGAGACTGCTCGCGCTGTACTTTGACTTCACAGCCATGCCTGTGGTCGACCGCTTGCGGGCTCTCTCCGCGGCGCAGCACTTCGCCGAAACAAGAATGACAAGCGCCGATCTCGTTACCGTGATGGTCTACGCAGGCGGTTCGGTGCAAGTGGTCCAGGAATTCTCGGGCGAGCCCGGAGCCATCGCGGGGACGCTTCGCACTTTGAGTGCCCAGGCGATTCAGGGCGCTGACGATACGACAGGGATCGGCATGGACGGCGCTACCGGAGCGGCCTTTGGCCAGAACGACGCTGAGTTCAATATTTTCAGCACGGATCGTCAGTTGTCCGCCTTGCAGACGGCGTCGGCGCTGCTGGGCCGCCTCAACGAGAAGAAAGCGTTGGTCTACTTCGGCAGTGGCTTGCGTTTGAACGGAAGCGATAACCAGGCTCAGCTTCAAGCGACCATCAACGCCGCGGTTCGGGCGGGCGTGTCGCTCTGGCCCGTCGATGCGCGAGGACTGACAGCCGAAGCGCCGCTGGGGGATGCCTCGCAAGCTTCACCAGGCGGTCTGGGGGCTTACTCGGGGACCGCTGCACTCAAATCCAATACCTCGCGAGACCGTTCCCAGGACATACTTTGGACCTTGGCCGCCGACACTGGCGGCAAGGCTCTCTTCGACAGCAACGACTTGTCTGCGGGCGTAGTGCAAGCGTGGAGGTCAATGTCCAGCTACTACCTCATCGGGTACTACTCGAGCAATGACGCTCAGGACGGCAAACTCCGCCGGATCCAGATCAAAGTGGGCCGAAGTGCAGCCCTGCAAGTCGACTATCGGCACGGTTACTATGGGCCGCGAGTCTTCCGCAACTTCACCCTCGCTGACCGGGAGCGTCAACTCGAAGACGCCATGATGTCAGGGGATCCGCTGACGGAACTGACGCTTGCGATGGAAATCGACTACTTCCAGTTGAATCGCGCCGAGTACCTCGTTCCACTCACGGTCAAGATCCCTGGCAGTGAACTGACGCTTTCCAGCCGCGGCGGAGCCAGTCATACGCGGATTGATTTCATCGGAGAGATCAAGGACGCCTTTGGCGCTACCGTGCGCAACGTCCGTGATTCCATTGATGTGAAGCTCGACTCTGAAATGGCCGGCGGGTTTGCAGACCACCCTGTCGCCTACGAAACCGCGTTCACGCTTCTTCCCGGGCAATACTCCATCAAATTCCTGGCCCGCGATCTGAACACCGGCAGGATTGGCACGTGGCAGATGCCGTTCCTTGTGCCCGACCTGAATCGCGAGCTCCAAACGGTGCCCATCAGCTCGGTCGTTCTGAGCAGTCAAATGGTTCGGCTCGATCAACTGCCCCACAAAGCGGGGAAGAAGGCCGATCCGGTCCACCCGCTGGTCAAGGATGGCCAAAAGGTGATTCCCAGTGTCACCAGGGTCTTCCGTAAATCGCGCAGGTTTTACTTGGTAGTGGAAGCGTACCCTCACACCGGCCCTGCGGCGCCTCGACTCCAATCGTTCCTGGCGTTCTATAGCGGAGAGAAAAGGGTCTTCGGGACGGGGCCCGTCCAGGCTGCGCAAATTGCTGCCACGAGTCGAGGGCGGCGATTCTCCATCCTGCACGCTACATCCTTAGCCGGCATAGCGCCCGGTGAATATATCTGCCAGCTGACTGTCACGGACTCCGGTGG